The Acropora muricata isolate sample 2 chromosome 5, ASM3666990v1, whole genome shotgun sequence genome includes a window with the following:
- the LOC136918134 gene encoding LOW QUALITY PROTEIN: histone deacetylase complex subunit SAP30 homolog (The sequence of the model RefSeq protein was modified relative to this genomic sequence to represent the inferred CDS: deleted 1 base in 1 codon) encodes MGTTNRKGAIFKIGGQVYQSTKLEMNGYRSEQEEASSSVRQICCLVEDGERCKRQAGNASYSKRIQKTVSQRKLKLSLDVNARHIYICEHHKNMIQSVRSKRKRKDSDDETEMTEVDFCQLQVNTLRRYKRHYKLQTRPGLNKSQLVEALVVRSKPKVQMNESIQKHFKMIPCPEKETLAYFIYMIKTHKSKLDQKPDSN; translated from the exons ATGGGTACAACAAACAGGAAAGGAGCGATTTTCAAGATCGGCGGCCAA GTATATCAATCGACCAAGCTAGAGATGAACGGATATCGTAGCGAACAGGAGGAAGCGAGTTCTTCTGTTAGGCAGATTTGCTGCCTGGTAGAAGACGGTGAACGCTGTAAACGACAGGCTGGTAACGCGAGCTATTCGAAGCGAATTCAAAAGACAGTTTCTCAGAGAAAACTCAAGTTGTCTTTGGATGTGAAC gcgagACACATCTACATATGCGAACATCACAAAAATATGATTCAAAGTGTTCGCAGCAAGAGAAAGCGCAAAGATTCGGATGATGAAACTGAGATGACTGAA GTCGATTTCTGTCAGCTTCAAGTTAACACGTTAAGGCGATATAAACGACATTATAAACTGCAAACCAGGCCTGGACTGAATAAATCGCAACTTGTTGAG gcccTGGTGGTTAGGAGCAAACCTAAGGTGCAAATGAATGAG aGTATTCAGAAACACTTCAAGATGATCCCATGTCCAGAAAAGGAAACTTTGGCATATTTTATTTACATGATCAAAACTCATAAAAGCAAGCTTGACCAAAAGCCTGACAGCAATTGA
- the LOC136918140 gene encoding high mobility group protein B3-like — translation MPKSGKDPNKPKGKRNPYSLFLQQEREAMKKIEADAIELNAEDENPSNFLEFSKACAEKWKALGEEEKQPYKEAAEKDKIRYQNEMANYTPPEVRGSKTRRGKKPKDKNRPKGAKNPFMCFSESRRPQLKDANPEAPTKELAKMLGELWRNMSDQEKEPYVKLALRDKERYDEEMTAFMKGDYVVPAASMPTDMVEAEE, via the exons ATGCCGAAGAGCGGTAAAGACCCCAACAAACCCAAGGGAAAACGAAACCCATACAGCTTATTCCTCCAGCAGGAAAGGGAAGCGATGAAAAAAATAGAAGCTGATGCGATAGAGCTGAATGCAGAGGACGAAAATCCATCAAACTTTTTGGAGTTTTCGAAGGCTTGTGCGGAAAAATGGAAGGCGCTAGGAGAAGAGGAGAAGCAACCATACAAGGAAGCTGCCGAAAAGGATAAGATAAGGTATCAAAACGAAATGGCAAATTACACGCCGCCAGAAGTCAGGGGAAGTAAGACTCGAAGAGGAAAGAAACCGAAAGACAAAAACCGGCCAAAGGGAGCCAA aaaTCCCTTTATGTGCTTTAGCGAGTCAAGACGACCACAATTGAAGGACGCTAATCCAGAAGCTCCTACTAAGGAACTTGCAAAAATGCTTGGAGAATTGTGGAGAAACATGAGTGATCAAGAGAAGGAGCCCTATGTAAAACTGGCCCTGCGCGACAAGGAAAGATATGACGAGGAAATGACGGCCTTTATGAAAGGGGACTACGTTGTACCTGCCGCAAGCATGCCGACAGACATGGTTGAGGCTGAGGAATAA